Proteins co-encoded in one Conger conger chromosome 4, fConCon1.1, whole genome shotgun sequence genomic window:
- the dohh gene encoding deoxyhypusine hydroxylase, protein MHLEYCEALGAIGNPKVLDLLKQYSEDPVVEVAETCQLAVRRLEWLSGGGGQGEEAVDGNPYSSVDPAPPAPRKSVPELRAQLLSETLPLFERYRAMFALRNLGTEEAVLALGDGLQHGGALFRHEIGYVLGQMQHEASVPQLRAALERAGESGMVRHECAEALGAIGAEACLAALRRFRGDAERVVKESCEVALDMYEYENSGQFQYADGLQRLRGEQ, encoded by the exons ATGCATTTGGAATACT GTGAAGCTTTAGGGGCCATTGGTAACCCCAAAGTGCTGGACCTGCTGAAACAGTATTCTGAGGATCCTGTTGTAGAG GTGGCGGAGACGTGTCAGCTGGCGGTCAGGCGTCTGGAGTGGCTGAGCGGCGGGGGGGGCCAGGGGGAGGAGGCGGTCGACGGGAACCCCTACTCCTCCGTGGACCCGGCCCCGCCGGCCCCCAGGAAGAGCGTCCCCGAGCTGAGGGCCCAGCTCCTGAGCGAGACGCTCCCGCTGTTCGAGCGCTACCGGGCCATGTTCGCCCTCCGTAACCTGGGCACCGAGGAGGCTGTGCTGGCCCTGggggatg GCCTGCAGCACGGCGGCGCCCTCTTCAGGCACGAGATCGGGTACGTCCTGGGGCAGATGCAGCACGAGGCCAGCGTGCCCCAGCTGCGGGCGGCGCTGGAGCGGGCGGGCGAGAGCGGCATGGTGCGTCACGAGTGCGCCGAGGCGCTGGGCGCCATCGGGGCCGAGGCCTGCCTGGCCGCGCTGCGCCGTTTCCGCGGCGACGCCGAGCGGGTGGTCAAGGAGAGCTGCGAGGTGGCGCTGGACATGTACGAGTACGAGAACAGCGGCCAGTTCCAGTACGCTGACGGGCTGCAGCGGCTGCGGGGCGAGCAGTGA
- the LOC133126333 gene encoding putative nuclease HARBI1, which produces MAREESARHIKSLLVHLLRQRREYINNALVQRKNEIHRRIRHRKFLLQRMKRMRMMASSAHTRPWSITESTDWWERVVLKEFDHRDWLEKFRMSKDTFFTLCSKLQPRLARMNTNFRQALPLEKRVAIALWRLATNVEYRTISVLFGVGCSTVGQCVREVCHAIVLLLKPIYLQQPSEQELDETVRLFSMRWGFPHCVGVLDSLHIPIITPPNKTNHCCNSNSWHSVVLQGVVNGLGQFWDVCAGFPGSTEDVNILQSSTLWTTASEGRLSPQPPRNVLGQPLGYLLLGDAAHPMQTWLLKCYPESTQLTARQRRFNYHLRHAHTVVEVAFQRLKARWQCLHKRNDCRLDLVPTMILACCILHNMCEVHGDTFIEEWIDEVSQADCVQPCDTLPSYMDDPNAERVRSLLCDYFCQQQQQEGGHVAENLPYRSIASFLHAAETTAAAELLTLL; this is translated from the exons ATGGCAAGGGAAGAATCTGCGCGACACATAAAGTCGTTGCTTGTACACTTGCTTCGCCAGCGACGAGAATACATAAACAATGCACTCGTACAGaggaaaaatgaaatacataggCGAATCAGACACAGAAAATTCcttttgcagagaatgaaaaGGATGCGCATG ATGGCCTCAAGCGCCCACACTCGGCCCTGGAGTATCACGGAGAGCACGGACTGGTGGGAGAGGGTGGTGTTGAAAGAGTTCGACCACCGGGACTGGCTGGAGAAGTTCCGCATGAGCAAGGACACGTTCTTCACGCTGTGCAGCAAGTTGCAGCCGCGGCTGGCGCGAATGAACACCAATTTCCGGCAGGCCCTGCCACTGGAGAAGCGAGTGGCCATCGCTTTGTGGCGGCTAGCCACCAACGTAGAGTACCGCACCATCAGCGTGCTGTTCGGCGTGGGGTGCTCCACCGTTGGCCAGTGCGTGAGGGAGGTGTGTCACGCCATCGTGCTGCTGCTAAAGCCGATCTACCTGCAGCAGCCCAGCGAGCAGGAGCTGGACGAGACCGTGCGGCTCTTCAGCATGCGCTGGGGCTTCCCGCACTGCGTGGGAGTGCTGGACAGTCTGCACATCCCCATCATAACGCCGCCCAACAAGACCAACCACTGCTGCAACAGCAACAGCTGGCACTCGGTGGTGCTCCAGGGCGTGGTCAACGGGCTGGGCCAGTTCTGGGACGTGTGCGCGGGCTTCCCGGGCAGCACGGAGGACGTGAACATCCTGCAGAGCTCCACGCTGTGGACCACGGCGAGCGAGGGGCGGCTCTCCCCCCAGCCGCCCAGAAACGTCCTGGGCCAGCCTTTGGGGTACCTGTTGCTGGGCGACGCCGCCCACCCTATGCAGACCTGGCTTCTCAAGTGCTACCCCGAGTCGACCCAGCTGACGGCCCGCCAGCGGCGCTTCAACTACCACCTGCGGCACGCCCACACGGTGGTGGAGGTGGCCTTCCAGCGCCTGAAGGCCCGCTGGCAGTGCCTGCACAAGAGGAACGACTGCCGCCTGGACCTGGTGCCCACCATGATCCTGGCCTGCTGCATCCTGCACAACATGTGCGAGGTGCACGGCGACACCTTCATCGAGGAGTGGATCGACGAGGTGAGCCAGGCGGACTGCGTGCAGCCCTGCGACACGCTGCCCTCCTACATGGACGACCCCAACGCCGAGCGGGTGCGCTCCCTGCTCTGCGACTACTtctgccagcagcagcagcaggagggagggcACGTGGCCGAGAACCTGCCCTACCGCTCCATCGCCTCCTTCCTCCACGCGGCGGAGACCACCGCCGCGGCCGAGTTGCTCACCTTGCTTTAG